Within the Anoplopoma fimbria isolate UVic2021 breed Golden Eagle Sablefish chromosome 21, Afim_UVic_2022, whole genome shotgun sequence genome, the region AGCCACAGAAAAACTACAGATTAACTACCTTTTCTTCGAATCATCACTCTGCTATCTCTGCATGGAAGTCTTTAAACAATGTGAGGGGGCTACCTACCTCTCCGTTGAGGAAGCAGTAAAGGACTGCCACCACAAAGCCCTAAATGgaaggaaaaatacatttaaaagagcAATAATAGTGTATGAAATCTCCAGTTATATCTGTTTATATTGTCTTAAAAACAATTTGCTAATTGAAGCATAACATGTGGCAATCATGAGACACAAACTATGCATTATGAATGACTGTTAgtttacagtaataataataatatataggGATGCTGTGCGGTTTGGCTGAATTTCTCAATCATTCCTCAATATGTGATGAACTGAAATAGCACCAGGGGAATATAACAGTAACACTGCCACTGAATCAGCCAGCAAAGCCCCTGGAGATCTGCCACGGTTTCTTCAATAGAAACACTCGCAGGTCAGGGCTGACAGGAAGAAAAATACTTGGGGCCTTGAATGAAGTTTGTTTGGGAATTCAAGAAAGATGTGTTGTGTTGAATGGCCTTGATGAAAGACATCAAATTCTTCAATTATAAAAATTGTCAAACTACGATGTAGAAGTGATTTTATAATAACTTCTTCCCAAAAAGTCGATGTCATACCTGAAACGACCCCAGAATCAAGTCAAAAACAAGTCGTAGCTCAGTCTTCACTTGCTCTGGGATGAATGCAAACACGATAAAATTGATCCCAAACAGAGGAATCAAAAGCAGCGTTGACTTCGCCAGCCTCCTgaaaagacaaagcagaaaaaaaaataaaaattctccCACCGGTGAAACCAATTTTCAATCTGTCTCTATATATGCCAATAATGAAATGCAACTCCAGAGtacttttcatttcacatttcaggTCTGAGGACCAGATATGTGAGAAAACGCCATTAAAAGTGTCAGTGGAAAAATAGCTCATGCATTATAGCTGGCTTATGAGATGCTCTCCATCACAGGAAAACACTCTGCTCTATATCTCTGTGCAAAGCAGCTGCCAGGGAAAGGCTACTGTGCTGAGTACCTCATGCTAAGGCAGGCAATAAAGTTGAAAAGGATTTGTCATCCCTGCATTACTTTGAGcataaaaagtgaaaagaagTCACAGAAAGAAGTTAATTTACAGCTAATGTTGAACCTACAGGACATGTATGTTCATCTTAATCTCAGCTTTCAACATACTCTTTGTTTTGTAGATGCAGCTTTTACAGAATGTGGACCAAATTTCAGCCCGTTGAAGTGCTGTATATCTTTTCCAATGTCCTCACAGAGATCAGTAATATTTCATCTCATCTGAGCTAATGAATTATACAAATTTACAGCGTGAAAAGCACTTAGAACTGATACATAAATTATACTCACGAGTACTGGTTGGACTCATTTCTTCCAATATCCGGGCAGTTGATTTTCTGGCGAAGTATTCGTATGATGCAGATGAATAGAATGAAGTTCATCTGCGGAGATTTGAGAACAGTAAAGGGGGATATGTTACAACAAAAAAGGGATTTAGTGCTTTAGTGGATTCCTTTTACCTCTGGACTGGCAACACACTGGCAACACAAAGACGTAGATTTAATTTCAAAtttcagcatcaaacactttaTTTCCTGCATTCTGGTGAATTTGTATCTTCCAATTTatagtgaaaatgtatttatgtatgtaaaggaaaacacaaaactcaGACGCCAGGTGACAATTTGTATACAagtatacaaatataataaaataaaagcagtaagGCTCGCAGGCATTCTGtacttcttttaaatattaatattcacaTGTAGATCAACTTTTCTCAGTTAATGTTATGTCTGGTGAGTCAACACACATGTAGGCTTtactcttccctcctcttttgtgtcttttgtgtctttttaaatgtgcatgtggcCCCTATTCACATCAAttaattcatttgaattaacTTATAAACTCCTGGACTTTAATTGCTGATATGCATTCCAGCAACATTTCTGTTCATGCTTAAAACTTTCtgcacattcaaaacatttccaGAAGAAAAGTAAGGGAAAAAGTGATATTTCTAGAATAAAGttataatattttaagaaaaaaactaccTGCTTTAAACTCAGTGGTACATTATGTTAttgctctgctctctgcttgTATGGTAGTATTTCCTTCAGACTGTTATATGTGCTACACTGCGGGCAATAGACACAGGATACGCTTTGATATGCAGCTGTTCACAACAGAAGCACATTTCTATGCACTGGTCAACAAGTTATTCAGCTCGACTGCtcttctgtatgtgtgtctgttcacTCCGAACATAATGCGAACAAGTTAGCTCAAACATTTGTAGGTACAATTCTGACCTCCGAAAATATTGGTTGGGACATGTCCCTACCGTCAATATTCAAACCTACACCATTGCACAAACATCAGTCAGAGCTGTTGCAGATAAAAAGAGACCAGAGGGGTCTGACAACCAGGCTGCTGATCCTGATCCTAATGTGAAAGAACACAACTAAACGTGCTGTGTCTGCGGCCAAGCAAAGGCCGGCAAAGCAGGAAATCAGCACACATCAGTAAGTAGGTTTTTATACCACTcccttaaaacaaacaaagacgtAAGTATAACAGGTTTTTAGTGACATTGCCATCCCCAAAGCCATGCTGCTAACGTGGCTAATAAAAGGTAAGAACACAAAGCCCACCCAAAATGTGAGGCTGAGAGGTCATTGACTGTAACTAATTTTCCTTCTCACCACATAACACAATCCACTGAAGCTGCTCGAGTCCTGCCTGTTCAACTCATTTTAACCCTCCTTTTCACACCTCTTTGAAAGTGTCTTTCTCACTCACAGtgacacatatacaaacacattgcCAATATAGatcactgtctgtttttctaACTAGATAAGTTGATCAATCTGTGGATCAAAGCCTGAGGAAAGAGTAGTATAATAgtagttctttcttttttgcttcagtgtctttatgctaaatatgaagcttcaATCAGCAGCCCACCAGctcttctttatatatattcattatgcATACCAATATTACCTTTAAAGCTCAAATAAtcctttaacacatgaagcacatttaaatgtcagaatatttTTTCTAGGACACACTGAGCACATCTACAAACATTCCTCTCTTCAACCTTTGTAGATGAAGTAGATAATGACAGACAAGAAAGACAAATGGATTGTGATTATCCTGCCACCTTTCCAAAGTGAAATGTGGACTGAGTTGTAACAAACTCTCAGTTGTGTCGACATAAAGCAGCAATACCAAAGACAATATAGAGTCAAAAAGCATACAGACAAATTACACTGACAGGTAGGTCTGAGGTAGACTGATGATAACAGACAGGGATGTTTCGTCCCTCAGTGgatattacttttactttggtaaaGTCTGGCATAAGAGTGTCAACAGCTCAAGGTGCATAAATGTTGCTGTAATGGAAATTGACTGAGAAAAAAGTGCTCAAGGCTTGTAAGCTTACCAGGATTGATGCCAAAATTGGAGTTTTAATGATCCACCAGAACACATCAGTGTTCTCGATTATATCCCAGCACCTGATGAAGAATGAAACAATATTCATGTACAACAATGaacaaatcaaagcaaaataCCTACATTTTAAACTGGACTCCCCTGGTTGTTTATTTCTTACCCCACATCATTATAGTAGGCTTTAGTGATGCTCCAAGCTGTGATGAAGATTGTCGGACCGCCTAgggacataataaaaaatatatacagtatataagtgTACATCAAAGTTATTATTGCATCCCACCGGCACACCCTCGGGTTCGTCTTCATCTGAGGTCTCCCCCCCAGGACAGAAGAGACAAATCAAGATATATAAGGAAGACGTTCTCACCCCAGCCGATCAGAATGTAAGCCCAGAAGTACTTCCTCTCGGAGAAGAAAGAGACCGCCAGCAATGTGTGAAGATAAAGGCCTTCCACCAGCAGCCAGAAGAAACTGGCCATTATACAGTACTGGAAGAACACAATCACTACTTTGCAGCCAACCTGGCAATGGacacaagacacaaaaacatacatctCACAATGATCTTCTAAGTGGATACATATTGAACAGGCAGATATTACAGTGCAATGCTATTCCCTATAGTAGCAGAATTGCATTTAGAAACTGGGAGAatgcacatatttatattaacatcTGGTGCAGACTGTCTATGTTCAAACTTTTAAATTAGCCGATCAGTTTTTACCcacaaaaatgcacacatttCTATTGGTTTCTATCACTTAGTATATCTCTGAGCATTCAATGACATGAATGAGCCGTCAGTGAATTATAAATGATGGCAGACTAATAGTGAAGTAATAAACAAAGCGTATTCTGCATCACAAAAGTagtcattttatatatatatatatatatatatatatatatatatatatatatttatatttatttataatattagcAGCTGTATTTCCCTTAACAAAGGCCATATGATGAGGGTTCTTCTCAGTGCCGTTTTTATGAAGCAGAATGTTGACAGAATGTATGATGTCAGTAagatgaaatgtatttaaagcaaAATTGGCTTTCTGGAACTGGGTTCCTCTGTGATACAATGACTTTGGAAGTCAATAGTTgaacatttttacttaataatAGGGCACCCTTTATGAAGGTTATAATCATTTAAAGGTCAGTTAAAACAAGAATCACTTTTGGACTCTTTGGTTTATCGTCCTATGGCTTCACACTTGATTTGTCTTTTAGCCACATacaaaatttactttttattgaaaGAACTTAACATTTTTCAACTGCAGGatgattgtattgtattgtcttGACATCCTGAAAGATTTAATGCTGCGATTAttaatggtaaataaaaaaagaatttaagCATTATTGAACCATGACTATTAGTTACTCCTTTTGAACCCTTTGTAAAGGATGacttattaaaaaatatgtggTTCCATCtaattatttacaaatgcaGAATACCAAACTGTGTTCTATCAAACATCTGTATTTTGCGCTGTGATATAAACAATACATGCAACATATAATATCTGTTAAATAGGAAAGTGCAAAATCTTTCAAGCAGATATTTCAGCGAACAAAAGGAGGAGAGTGGAACAACTGAAACAACCATGAAGGATAACACAATCAGCTCTGTTCTGGTTGGCTGACAGCACAAAAGCACAAAACTTTTATCAGGACGGGTGAATTCATTCAAAATTCAGGTTGCTGCTGTCGAACACTGAGCTGCGGGGCTGCTGTTGAACGTGTTATACAAGGATTCGTCTAAAAGGTTCATTTTACTAATGGTGTGGGTGGGCTGAGCTGATGTGTGTAGCGTGCAGCTCTTTGACAGGCTGACATGCACTCCAGGAGCCACATACAAGCTGTTTTAGGGATCCCAGAGATGCTACAGAAAGGGCATCACATAGATAAGAACAATCAATGCTCTGCCCATTCAAAAATGTCGATAGTGTCCCTGAATGCATTGAGCACTTTAGCAGATGTAGCAGGATGCGAGATCATGAGATGAATTGGTAGGAGGATGAATGGAGGAAAGCACATTATGGATATGGAAATGTGGATAGTAGGGCAGAgagataaaagcaaaacaaatatgatAAGGAAACAGAACTGGATGGATATGAATGATGCAACAGCAGAAACAACCCACTGACATTAAAGCATTAACAAGGACACACGCAATAAAAATGATacaacactgaaaacacactgcaaTATGCCACACCTGTTCAGAGCATAGCTATGATTGAAGAGTTgtctccacacggctctcaacatggcgacagctgagCCATTTGATAGTAACTAATTCTGGCTCTGGGATTAGCTACATAACTTTccaattaaattatatttatttataaaatgatactatccagcagtatataaagttgCTAGCGAACATATTGCAGTTTACACAGTAGTTATACATCAGAAATATTAAACCAAACCAACCAACCTTAGCTGTCATACTTGTATTCAAGTCAAAGTTTGATTAAAGGACTTCCAGTtgtaattgagtatttttatattgtgttattgCTTCATTTCCATATGATAAGCATTTTTTAACCAATTAAGTATTGAAAACAATGCATATAAATATTGATCTTTACATTTAACACACATTATGCCAATGTATACTAGCATTACTCGCACAATAAGATTGGCATACCAAATGTCAACATTAGAATACAAATGGACATGATTATACTGTGAGTGTGGTCTGGATCCAATTCTTTGTGGTATTGTTGGTTTTACTTAAATTCAAAGATCTGCACTGTTACTCTACTGTTATTAGGAGGACCTGCTGAAGCTGGTAATCAATAGTGTGAACTCCTCTGGCATCAGATCTGCCTCTCATTCCTGGCTGGTGAGTTtgtttattgaataaaatacaCCTAGGTCACTAGTGGAAATttacacatataaataatacatttaccttcttggtttgtttttctggcGCCCACTTCTTCTACGTGGATGTAAAGTATTAAAGCAGCTGGCAGAGAAGCTGACAGGGATATTGGATAGTCTATATAAATTGATTCCCACATGGCATCTTGGTGGGAAGACATATTGACCCAGACGGGCTGTCTGAACCTTTCTGCTAGATACTATGCGTTACAAATCAATGCAAATTGTGTGGTGGAGctccatatttaaaaaagcctACAACCAGTGTTATGCGGAAGAACAATgccacgcacgcacgcacacgcacacacacgcacacggacacgcacacgcacacaagcacacacaagcacagtgacaaacacacatttacctTAAATAATGCAACGGTTATAAGCCTCCCCACAGCGATTATATCATGAATTAATCTAATGGGTCGCTACGGCAAACATCCAACTGCAGGAGAAGGTAATTAACCAAGCATGCagaacacctacacacacacacctacacacctacacacacacacctacacacacacccacacccacacacacacacacacacacacacacacacagtaaccgAACCAACAGTTGTAATGGAAGTAATGCCGGGGTCATGATGAGCGCTGTAGCATCAAAACCCGCTCTATAATGTCTTTTTCAGCCGACCCACGACAGCGGCTGGCTCCTGTCAACCCAATATTTCCATTAACACAATGGAGACAGCTGGAGAGCTCGCTAATAAATACACTCAGAGGCCCGTCTCGTCGTGTGGCCACATAATCATGTAACATAAACCCCATGTTTCCAGGCCCAACTGCGGCCTCAGGggcctgtgtgggtgtgtggttTAGCGGTATCCACTGGGATGGTGGTGGGGGTGGAAAGCTGACGGGTAGACGTCCAAACATTGTGGTTTGATAAAAGTCCAAGCATAAATGGCTTGTAAGCTTGGTATTATTCAAGGGTAGCCTTGTCCCATGGGTTTAACATCTTCAGCTACTGCttaatgcagttttgttttatattagtagtattttaagtaaacaattaatttttaaagataaatataagataagataagataatcctttattagtcccgcagcggggaaatttgcaggcttgttatattatatatattttgctgctTGAGAGTAATGCCCCTTTTAGGATGCCAGTCACGTTGAGTTTTGactcatatttaaatattctgttgttgtatctgttttttgtatatgaGTATGATTGGTATAGTTGGATAAACCTTGTCCACTGTCAACCACATGCTGCAATACTATCAGGCTGTTTGATcatgaagaaaacacacattttatgaatAATTAGGGTCTTAAAACTAGATTTTGACACAGGGACTCTCCTCAAGACATCCTCAAGGTCAGGTAATAAATTGCGCCCTTGTTAAGTCTGTAGATATTGTAATTAAGTGCTGCATACTCCCACAAACAATTAAAGCACCGTATGCCAGGAACTTTAGGGCCCCCCTGGAGCTCTGAGGTTGGTAATTTTGTTTCGCTGATTGGCCCCAAAGGTCAGGCTCTAATTAACAAATCCTACTAATAATGATTATCTACGGATGAAAATAAAGCACTAGAACTGATTCATAGGTAATAAAATACCTAACTTGACTCAGTTATTGTCTTGTACTCAAGCTTGAAGCTCACGTGTACTGTAAAACTTTAAGCCACTTAAATTCCCTACTCGTCTCCTGTTAAACATCTGGACGACAGAAATCCATCTTTTCATCCACATTTGACCTCATTAGGTCTCATTAATGGCGGTTTAATGTGGATAATTAGCCTACAAGTTTCATACTCACTTGCTGAGCTTCTTACAGAGTTTGACCTCTTCAGGGTTCAAGGACAACAAGAACTTTAAAACACCCACAGCGAACAACAGACGTGTCTTAAGCAATTAACTCACAGAGCCTGAGGAGCAGTTGTCCACCTCCCCGACCTCGTAGAGGACGACGTCCTTAATGAACACAGCGATGGCCTTCAGGATGAATGACACAAACAGATGCATGTGGATGTAGTTCCTTGTGCAGTGGAGCTTCCTAGGATGCAGAGAAAAACGTATAGATCAAGACAAAGAGACAGCGcacaaataattcaataaaGAAGGCGTTCATGTCAATTATCTAATGTCCTTGGAGTTAATGGCTTAACATACTGTCACATACAAATTACAGACCGACTCCACTCATTATTGAGCTCATTAGCTCCTTTTATCACCGTGTGAGTGGTTTAGCTTTAAAGCACAATGATTGCTTTCTATGGTCCTTCACACGCCTCGCTGATAAACACAAGAGAGGTGCATTTCAAAATTACACATCAGAAACATATTGAAATGCATAACGttgattttttaaatccttCTTGATGTCCTGATTACGTTATCATACTTGAAACGATTGAATGATTGGGGAGAAAGACGGGTGCGGACGTCTGCAGCTGTGTCAAGGTTCTCATTAGCCCAGATCTTTTGTTTATGCTCTTTCTCAAGCAGCTCATTCCCAATCACTTCCCCTCAGgaatcattaaagtttcatctc harbors:
- the vipr1b gene encoding vasoactive intestinal polypeptide receptor 1b, which codes for MDAPLLFFLLLFYGHLPKVLSVQMCDVVNEIELERERCENTFFGNVSSGCQGMWDIIACWPSASVGEIVTITCPTYFSHFSDEHKGNLSKTCTVDGWTEMHPIDIATNCGYNLNGTSDDGKFFWQVKIGYTIGHSVSLISLTTAIVILCIFRKLHCTRNYIHMHLFVSFILKAIAVFIKDVVLYEVGEVDNCSSGSVGCKVVIVFFQYCIMASFFWLLVEGLYLHTLLAVSFFSERKYFWAYILIGWGGPTIFITAWSITKAYYNDVGCWDIIENTDVFWWIIKTPILASILMNFILFICIIRILRQKINCPDIGRNESNQYSRLAKSTLLLIPLFGINFIVFAFIPEQVKTELRLVFDLILGSFQGFVVAVLYCFLNGEVQGEIKRKWRRWHLQRYMGSDTKYQHPSIGNSNNFSTQITMLTRCSPKTRRTSSSCHDDLSSM